ATTAGACATCCGACCAGTGGATACGTACAGGGCATTAATGACCTCGTTACACCATTCTTTCAAACATTTCTAACCGAATATTTGCCCCAAGCACAGATAGACGACGTGGAAAAACTCGATCCAATGACATATATGGGCCAAGATCAACTAAAGGATGTGGAAGCCGATACATTCTGGTGCCTGACCAAGCTCCTCGAACAAATTACAGATAATTACATACATGGACAACCAGGGATATTAAAACAAGTAAAAAATTTGGGCCAACTTGTGAAAAGAATCGATCGAGACTTATACGAACACTTCCAGAAAGAGAATGTCCAGTTTATTCAGTTTTCCTTTAGATGGATGAACTGTCTTCTCATGAGAGAGTTTCAAATGAGTGCAGTAATAAGAATGTGGGACACTTACCTCTCGGAGACATCCTTAGACACAGCAACCTCCTCCTCTCTATCTTCAGATCTGGTCCCTCCACATACCCCCACAGAACAGATGAAGGCAACTTTCCAAACTCCAACGAAGGATTTTGCCTCGCCGAGCTCCACCTCGGGAATAGGTGGCGATGAAATTGCTAGAATAAGACAATCTTCACTCAATGAATTCCATGTATTTGTTTGTGCGGCTTTCCTGATTAAATGGAGtgatcaattgatggaGATGGACTTTCAAGAGATCATCACGTTTTTGCAGAATCCTCCaaccaaaaattggaagGACTCTGATATCGAGATGCTACTGAGTGAAGCCTATATATGGCAGTCATTGTACAAAGACGCTACATCGCATTGGCAATGAACCTTTTGTCCAAGAGAAATCTTCTTATTCCACGCTTTCGTTCAAATTTTCTGAGCGACGCTAACTCATCTCATTGAAAATTCAGAAAGAGAATCTCTATATAACGTAATACCAATTGTAGCATTATTAGACGCCGGTGAGGTTTAAGATACCCTTAATCTCTCGTTAAGCATCCAAGACTCATTTGTTCTCAATAGCAGAACgaagttttcaaagtgTTGCCATTTGGTAAATCACCGCTGTTGAGACCGAGGGCATCGATATCGAAGTGCTGCACGTATCGCATCTTTGCTAGGCCTAAGTCATCGAAAAGGCCGCcattgaaggaaaagaagcaTAGAGAGTTTCAAGATACGTTAAGAATTTCGTCCATGTACACTTTGACCCCGGTAACTCATCCAACAGCAGACACAAGGCATCCTTTGCTGCTATTGCAATCTCACCATGGCGATAGGTACTTCTTTGGTATGGTAGCAGAGGGCTCTCAGCGTAGTTTGACAGAAGGAAAAGTCAGAATTTCCAAGTTACAGGATATCTTTTTAACAGGTCAGCTCGACTGGAGTAGCATTGGCGGTTTGCCCGGAATGATCCTTACTATTGCTGATCAGGGAAAGGATACTCTCAACTTACATTATGGAAGTGATGTATTGAACTACATTGTTTCTACCTGGAGGTATTTCGTTTTTCGATTTGGTCTATCTTTGAAGACTAATATCATGaatgatcaagagataTATAAGGACTCCATTTTGTCAGTTAAATCAATCATAACTTGTATGAGTACTGAACAGAGTAACAATTTcacagagaaagaagagagtGTTCTGCGATCGATTGTGGCCAATATGTTTCCCAAAAATGCACCTACGAGCAAGTATGATCCCTCTTCGGACCCATATCTAAATGTTGAGCTTCCAAGGCTATCTCATACTCCAAAAATTTCGACAAGTTATGAAGTTTCCTTTCACCCAGTTAGAGGAAGATTTAAGCCAGAAGAAGCCGTCCGCCTTGGTGTGCCAAAAGGGCCCTCTTTTGGTAAGTTGGCATCAGGCCAAACCATAACTTTGGAAAACGGTGATGTGATCACACCTGACCAAGTTCTCGAAAGGGAGCGTCACTTTCCCAAAATATTGGTTTTAGCCATTCCTGATGATAGCTACATTCAAAGTTTCCAtgaaaagtttgagaaCTATGATTGTCAAGATTTGGGTATTGTTTACTATTTCTTGGACGCAGATGTCACTATTAATGATGATTTAATCAAGTTCATGGAGAGATTTGGGAACACGGTCCAACATTTCGTTTCGCATCCAAAAGTTTGCCCCAATAGCATTGTCTTTAGAGGAGCCGCCATGATTGCATTGAAGCTGAAAGCTATGCAGCAGGATAGTTATAACTTACCTAGAGAAGAGACAGTGCTCTCAAAGGAATTTTTCGAATGTTTTCAAAAGGAAGTCGTCGACGGGACGACACTACAACAATCTCAAGAGCCACCGCTCACATCTAGTATTCCTAGCGATCAAGTCCACGTATTCTCGCAGAACAAGGAAGTTCAAATCGAGTCCTTCACAAAGGGTGAAGAGGAGATGAAGATAAAGCTTGACTTTAAGCCTCTAAGACCTTTTTCGTGGCAACATGCATACAAGAAGCATGTTGAGCCTCTAAATCTGCGTCGCGGCTCCTTCGAAAAGGTCATCGGTAGTCAAATCAACACCGACAATTTCAACACTGCCGATAAAAGGGCAAACGTTGAAATTGTAACACTAGGAACCGGGAGCGCCTTGCCTTCGAAGTATCGGAATGTTGTCTCGACGTTACTCAAGGTCCCATACAAAAATGCCGGAGGAGAACTACAAAACCGAATGATTTTGTTGGATGCTGGTGAGAATACCCTAGGGACGATAAAGAGGAACTTTTCATCCATTGCGATTCGAAATATCTTCCAAGATTTGGGCTTGATTTATCTTAGTCACTTGCATGCCGATCATCATTTGGGTATAATAAGCATTTTGAATGAGTGGTACAAACACAACAAACATAGAGAGGAAAGTATTTTGTACATTGTGACACCCTGGCAATATAACAAATTCGTTAACGAATGGTTACAATTGGAGGAGCCCCACCTATTGAGTAAATTAAGATATGTCAGCTGCGAGCATTTGATAAATGATTCATTTCTCAGACGAGAGACCAAGCCTTTAGATCTCGATCAGTACCTTAACGTGGTCGGATCAGATGCTAGGAAGAGGCGTAAACTCGAAACGGATACGAATTCCTCCTTCAGGCAGGTGGAAGATATAAAAGCTATGTTTAGAGGTCTGAATATAGCCGGTTTCCAGACTTGCAGAGCCAAGCATTGTAACTGGGCCTACTCTAACTCCATTTCATTTTATATGAGCTCTACTTCAAGGAAGTTGTTCAAGCTTTCATATTCTGGTGATACAAGACCGAATATTgagaagttttcaaaggaaATTGGCTATCGCTCAGATTTATTGATTCATGAGGCTACGCTGGACAATGAGCTAATCGAAGATGCAATCAAAAAGAGGCATTGTACCATCAACGAGGCTATTGAAGTGTCCAATGAAATGAAAGCTGAAAAACTAATCCTAACGCATTTTTCCCAGAGGTATCCTCAGGCACCTCAAATTGATAACAACATATTAGTAGAAGCCAAGGAATATTGCTTTGCCTTCGACGGCATGATAGTCGATTTCGAGAAGCTTGGAGAGCAAAAGAGCATTTTCTCTCAACTGAATAAGGCGTTCATCGAGGAGAGGaagcaagaagaggagaGCGAATGAAAAAACGTCCTTTATATCAAGATACACAGCAAAGCATGTAAATAACGCCTAATAATGGTGTTGATGGATAttcattatttttttttacAAGTTAATTTGATAGAAGGTCTCCCACAGCTCTATAGCTTCCTTTTGGGCTTCTATCGCCGATTCTAAATATATTTCCATACTATTCctgaaatctttgattttttctgTTTCGAACAAAGTTACCTGTTTCTTGATCTGATAACCTACCTCTTGCcagctcttcttgatcaggTCAAAACGTCTTTGTAAAATAGCGACTTCATTTCTTGTACTACTTGCTTTATCGTTATTACCTTGGTTCGAGCTATTTTGTAGCTTATCCCATTGAACGTGTTTTTTGGTCAATTCGCTCTCAACTATCACCAGATATTGACCTAATTTGGCTCTCTGATTGAATATCGCCTTCAAACTTGCTAATAGACGAATATACTCATCTAGTGTAGCCCCCAAAGTGAGTGCCTCCTGCAACGAGCCTCTTTCAAGCGACTCCTTAATTCTCCTATGAGTTTCTGCGAAGCTAGTAAGCAGGTCtgagctcttctttgtgACCTCCAGAGCTGCGAGTGATTCGATGGTCTTGGAAAATTCTTCAGTAACAGAAGCCAATTCGTTCCTCTCGGAATCCACTAACTCCAGAGATTTATCGAGTTGCCTTAGCTTCTCATCTAGGATCTCTGCATTCTGAGACTGCTCGCCGAAGAACTCATCTGCCTCGGAGTATTTGGGtagagaagagaaagaaaggcTCATAAATCTTTTCTGTGACTCGCCATCAATTCCTCCATTCTTGATGACGGCTGCAGCATCTTCAGCACCCAACAATTCAATCTCACTGATATGTATCTCGGATAGGTCGTTGTTATCATTTGACGCGGCCGATCCTGTGGCTTGTTCCCTTTTCTTAGCAGTTTGCGAGAACGTTGAACTTGTCAAGAACATTATAAAATCCTGATCATCTTGCAATTCGAAAGTATTGGCAATTCGGCTCAGCATCCTTTCCATTTGGAACCTTCtgttttcaatgaaatcCTGTTTGAATCTACCTACTGTCTGTTTCTCAGGTGGCGGAGGTATGATCATACCCCAATGATTACTTTGGAGTTGACGATAAAGCCACCTGAAATCAGTGTAGCGTCTATTGACCCTTGCAATTTTGCCTTCTATCAAGTCAGACTCTGCTACTACGGTGTATTCAACGTGCGCAGACGTCAGCTCCCCGACCTTGACTGGATCTGTCACTTCGATATTAAATTTGATTAGCTTTTTGTCTGTTTCCGAAATTTTTCCATTGCTTTGTTCATCAGTGGCAGCTACCTCTTCGACATCATTTGACCTAACGTTGCCTGATTTTTTGGGCGATAGTTTGAAAAGTGGTTCATTCACCTGTTCTAGAATAGTGTTACTCCttgatgttcttctttcgtGTGGttcttgctcttcaagCGACTCGTCGACaaactcttcctctttcttgatttctccCAGTGGATCAGCAATCTTAGCTTGCGTAATCTTTTGCCCGGTTAGCTCAGAATTACTCAACGGACGACGACGAATTCTTGCTGACTTGAATAACACTTGCGGCTTCCCGCTAGATCTATTACCGTTGGTTGTGGCTGTGGTATTCGGATCGGCATTCACTGAAttcacttcttcatctccaaCTAACGGTAAATATGTGCTTCCCGAGAATAGAGGCTCGTCCTTCGTCGGTGAAGCAATCTCAGGTTCACCTTTAGCAACCTGGAACTCGCTAAGAGTACCTTCCTGAGGTGCCAACTGTTCTAAAAGACTCTCCTTCAGAGGTGTTCCGTAATCTTCAGATCGCCACTCTATCTTTCCATCCGCCAGAACCACTCCAACATCCTCTGAAGCTACAATAGCCTCATCTGCTTGTATTGCATTGTCGCCAGTTGACAAGTTGTTAAAACTGTTACTGAGCTCATTCTGAGGTTCTTCCTTTTTATCACCTAACTCATCCCAAACTGGGGCATTCAAGTCCTCTTCGTAATCCATAACGGATGTTCCTGAAACCCTTAACGGTTGATTTGGGTTAGTTGGTTTTTATATGGTTTAAGTATTGATTGGACCCTTTAGGAGTCGACGAAATTATCACAACAAAGTaacaaaatgaacaaaatTAATCAAAGCATAGGCAAAGAGCCGAGCGATGAAGGCCTCAAGGTTGGGAACCGATGATGGTGAAAAGAAGGTAggcaagaaagaagctgagaaGCCAGTTTCCGTGATGAATAGGCGTTTTTCCTTGTGGAATTTCTGGATTGCCTCGTTGGccttgaaacttttgcTGATGCCAGACTATTTTAGTACAGATTTCGATGTACATCGAAATTGGCTGGCTATTACGAATGAACTCCCATTAAAGGAGTGGTATTATGAGAAAACTAGTCAATGGACGCTGGATTATCCTCCATTCTTTGCATATTTCGAATGGTTATTATCTCAATTCGTGCCTAAGATAGTCAAAGAGGATGGGGCTCTAGATATAGTTGAAATTGGTCAATTTGGCTGGCCTACGGTGGTTTTTCAAAGGCTGACAGTGATTTTCAGTGAGGTATTGTTGTTTGTTGTACTACAAGTGTTCGTCAATACCAGCTCTGCTACtgaaaagacaagaagCTTCGTTGTGGCTTCTAGTATTGTTCTTTCCCCAGGCTTTTTAATGATTGATCATATCCATTTCCAGTATAATGGTTTTCTTTTTGCACCATTGATAGCCTCCATAGTAGCCGCAAAGCATAAGAAGTACATGTGGTGCGCAACTTTCTATGCTATAGCTCTCTGCTTTAAGCATATATTCCTTTATTTGGCCCCATGCTATTTTGTGTTTCTGTTGCGCGCATACGTGCTCAATTTTAAGAACTTCGAGTTCAAAAGCTACAAGgatttgatcttcattGTACAGTGGAAACATCTGTTCAAGATGGCGTCGGTTGTTCTAggaatttttttcatctgCTTTGGGCCATTCTTGTACGATCTTCCTCAGGTTATGACTAGGCTTTTCCCATTCTCTAGAGGTCTCACTCATGCCTATTGGGCTCCAAATTTTTGGGCTATATACTCCTTCCTGGACAAAATTTTGACATTTGTGATGCTGAAACTGCCTTACGTTCATGCATTTGCAACTAAGTTTATTTCTCCACCTTTAATCCCAGAAAGcttggatgatttgaaggaacgCCTGGTTCAGAACAATAGTGGCACCAAGGGTTTGGTCCAAGATGTCTTTTTCGCAATTTTGCCTCAGATATCACCAAAGTTGACTTTCATACTGACAATGTTCTATCAAGCTCTGGCTGTGATTCCTTTATTGTTCGATccatctttcaagagatttatCGGGTCTTTGACTCTTTGCGGCTTATCATCTTACCTTTTTGGATGGCATGTTCACGAGAAGGCAATTATGCTGGTCATCGTCCCGTTTTCGTTCCTTGTTGTTTGTGACAGAAGGCTGCTTTCCTCCTTCATGCTGGTTGCAGCTGCGGGATATGTATCGTTGTTCCCACTATTATATGAGCATCAAGATTTCCTCTTGAAATGTCTGTACACTATCGCGTGGTGCATCATCTACTTTTATGCCTTCAGAAAGACTTCGCAACTCACTACCAGCGTAGAACGCAGAGTGTTCTTCCTAGATCGTTTATCGACAATCTACATCTTCTCTTTGTTGCCCCTCGTCATTGGAgtacaattttttgaagtCATGAACTGGAAATATCTTTCCTtccaaaagtttgaattcTTAGGTCTGATGGCATACAGTATTTACTGCTCCTTAGGCATTATCAGCGCATGGATAGGCCTCTCATGGATGTATAACTTTGACGAGCCACTGTGGATGACAAACGAATAACCTTGCATATACAGAGCCAGAGAGTAGTAATTATTCGCACTCTTATAAATTAAAGTCTATTACATAAAGTACTAATATATTGGTCTAGATGTTACAAAGCAAAAACAGTACACGCTACTGTTACCTATCTGCTACAAGCCTTTTTAAAGCTACCCTTGCGTCCTCCTGTTCGGATCCTATGGATACGGATTTGATTTGATCTGTCATTGTATCGCCCGAAGGGCTCTTAGCGAGCAAACCTGGGATGTATTTAGCCGTCAGTGATCCATTCATCGTTTGTTGAATAAGTGGTGTGTAACCGACTGCTGATGTGATAGGTGCGTTTTGAGTCTTCGGCGTGGAAGGTTCGCCTAAGATCTTATCCGCATTACCTAAACTTAAACGGGCCCTAGCCGATGTTGTTTCTCGACTTGGAGAAGAGTTTACGCTAAAATTATTATCCTGGGGATGAGTTCTGTTAAATCGACTTCTATCAACAGCAGAACCCTGGCACGCTGAAATGAAAACGGTGTTGGAATCCTGTCTTTGCGGGCTGAAAGCTCTTGGTGAGCCCCAATTAACCCACGAAGGTGGCGTGTTGAAACATAAATGATGTTTTGGCGATCCCTGTGACTGGTTATATATTACTTCAGCCCAATTCCCTTCCACGTCATCTGTAAGCAGCAGCGGATCGGCGCtagaaaatttgaaaacgTATTGTTGCCTTTGTGCCTCCAACTTGTCCTGTAGTACCTTGCCCTCTTGGTTCTTCCTCGAAGGTATTCTATTCCTGGGCGAAAAAGTGACAACGTTTGATGGAAGGCCAAGATTCATGAGATGGCCCTCGTTTCCACTGTAAAGACCAGCTTTAGGAGTGGAAACAATATCCAATAGAACTTGATCTACGCTTGTATTTGGGGTAAAACCTGTTCTCATCGCGAATGAAGTTCTTGGAGTAGACGGAGGTTGAGGTGATTTTATTATCGAGGACATTGACATTGACGTTCCATTATTCGATTTGAAAGGCTCATCCTGAACTTCAGGAGCTATACCCTTTTTCTGCGATACGGTAGAGTTTCTCATCTGCTTTAGCAAGCTCAAAACACGGCTTTTTTCACTAGTGGAGATAGTTGTTTGAGAAGCTCCAGTCGTCACTTCTGGTTTTCTCACCTTAGCATTTTCCTTAATAGGTGAGGTAAGTGGTGAAGATCCCGCTATAGAAGCCCTACCATTCTCTCCTATCGTTAGGGAGAACTTGAACTGttgaaaatcttcttcctggACCTTATCTTCCGAACAATCATATGCTGCAACTGGCGGAGAGCTCTTTAAAGACATCttcgatgatgaatggAAAATACTATCGCTCGATGACGAAACGGAACTCGGAGTACAAGACCGGTTCACAGTTGGCCTCTTCGTGGGCGTTGTCAACAACTTTCCTCTGTATCTACCCTTGGCAGTCGAACCAGGTCCGCTCAACGGAGTGTCGCTACCGGCTGCACCGGAGCTACTACTGGTCCTCCTGATTCTTGGTGAAGGATTAACCTGACCCACCTTCATCATTGGTCTAGAAAAACTCGAAGCGCCTAATTTTTGCACTTTCATTGAAGAGTGAGCCATGGGACTTTCCAACGGATTGGTGTATTCCTTCGTTATTTGAGGTCTACCTCTCTTCCTCACTGGCTGATCCATTCTTGATCGTTCCTTCAATTAGCCAAGTTCTTTATCAAGAGTAGCAAACTTGAAACTCAAAACCACTCTTATAAACTGTAATGGCTCCAATATTCTGAAACCATGAAACTAGTTTGAGAGGCTCTCATCCCCATCATAGCTTTCACTCATGCTCTTTGACGCGCCAGCTTGCTTCATCTCTTTTCCCGAAAGGGcaaaatctttaaaaattgaaaaaatctggGCCAAAACGCGTATCGATGAGCACTTTAGTAGTCAACTAAAGGCGATAGGAGGTCCATTGGTGGCCGCATGATTTTAATGCCATGGGGTCCAGGTCCGTTACGGCCAAGAATTCGTTTCTGTAACCGATGGGTGCCCTCGGTTGCATGTCCGTGGCTTGCAACTGCAATGCAGCAGGTCGGAAGTATTGATTAGTTTCCTACGTAGACTACAAGTCGATTATATCTGGCTTAGGTCCTAAAGGAGTGATCCCAAGTGGGTTGATTCTCGAGTGGGACCGGGTGTAATGTAGCTTTATGTGGTCAAAGTCCGTGGTGAGCTTGAACGCATCGTGGTTCCAGTACAGGTTCCTTAGCCACAGATTAATGTATGGATATCCGTTTCTGATAGTTCTAAAATTGCACTTGAAATGTTGCACGTAGACCGGGTCGAATCTGACTATTGTAGTGTAAAGCCTAACATCTGCCTCGGTCAATTGGTCACCTACAGCGTAGTAATGTTCCAGGATAGAATTTTTGTCGCTGTACTTGGACTCTAATTCCtggtaattcttcttgagaatATTTTCTACTTTGTCGAGATGGGTAAAGACGTTTGTGACTTCGCTTTCATATATTGCTGGGTTCTCTGCGAACCCGCTTTTGTAAACACCATTATTGATATTGTTGTATACCCATTCGTTGAAATCGTCAATCTGGGATTGTAGTTTTGAAGGATACAAGTTCACATCTCTGTATTCCTTATCGACAAATTCGTCAAAAACACCACTGTTGAAGATCCGGATGATATCTGCACTCTCATTGTTAACAATTCTCTTCGTCTCTGTGTCCCATAGTAGTGGGACAGTGTACCTAGCGGAGTAGTTGGGGTCATGTTCGAAGTAGAACTGGCTCAACCTTTCGAACTGTTGGTTTGGGTCAAAAGAAGCATCCTCAAACAAACGAGTACTATCATTTAACGTATGACCATGCGCAACAGAGTGATCACGAGTAGCAGAAGCTATGCCACCTGCCGGTGTGTAGAATTTGGGATCTTTCTCATCTGAACCCTTTAATAATCTCCAACCCTTATCATCCATGTGCCAGTGAACAACGCTAACACCAATCACTGAGGTCAATCCCTTGAGCACTCTAGTAATCAAAGTCCTGTGAGCCCATGGACAAGCTAGCGAGACATATAACCAGTATCGGTTCTTCGCAGGCTTAAACACGGGGTTATTAGGTGAAATCACGTCCTTGAACGAGGAAACTTGCCTTTTGAAAGCACCATCTTTATCGCTTGCCCACTTCTTCGACATCTTTGCACTTGTGTAGTGAAAGCGTCGGCAATGGTTTCAATTAAAGATGTGGCCTCCTTATATAGACGATGTACCCTTTAAATTAGCAAGAAATTACACTCCCATAAGTAAGAAACCACTGCTTACGTAAGAGTGGCCAGAACGAATGCCCTTAAGTGGCTATGACCATTTCAttagaaagagaaatatATATACTAAAGCACCACTTGTCAAATGTGAGTATAATACGGAATAAATAATCTTGTGTGATGGTTAgaaaaatctttgaaattgcgGGTTAACATGAAATCATTTTATCTTATCGTCTTATTTCTTGGTTGGTGGGTTGAAGACAATCTTTCTAGTCTTAATACCTGCccatttgaatttcttgacCCAGACAGATAGCAAGTATAGAGACGATAGTATAATGATAGCTTTCAAACCAagtctctttctctcatCATGTTCCGGTTCAGCACACCAATGTAGGAAGGTAGTGACATCCTTAGCCATTTGGGAAGTAGTAGCTGGAGTACCA
This DNA window, taken from Torulaspora delbrueckii CBS 1146 chromosome 2, complete genome, encodes the following:
- the TRZ1 gene encoding tRNase Z (similar to Saccharomyces cerevisiae TRZ1 (YKR079C); ancestral locus Anc_5.671), giving the protein MYTLTPVTHPTADTRHPLLLLQSHHGDRYFFGMVAEGSQRSLTEGKVRISKLQDIFLTGQLDWSSIGGLPGMILTIADQGKDTLNLHYGSDVLNYIVSTWRYFVFRFGLSLKTNIMNDQEIYKDSILSVKSIITCMSTEQSNNFTEKEESVLRSIVANMFPKNAPTSKYDPSSDPYLNVELPRLSHTPKISTSYEVSFHPVRGRFKPEEAVRLGVPKGPSFGKLASGQTITLENGDVITPDQVLERERHFPKILVLAIPDDSYIQSFHEKFENYDCQDLGIVYYFLDADVTINDDLIKFMERFGNTVQHFVSHPKVCPNSIVFRGAAMIALKLKAMQQDSYNLPREETVLSKEFFECFQKEVVDGTTLQQSQEPPLTSSIPSDQVHVFSQNKEVQIESFTKGEEEMKIKLDFKPLRPFSWQHAYKKHVEPLNLRRGSFEKVIGSQINTDNFNTADKRANVEIVTLGTGSALPSKYRNVVSTLLKVPYKNAGGELQNRMILLDAGENTLGTIKRNFSSIAIRNIFQDLGLIYLSHLHADHHLGIISILNEWYKHNKHREESILYIVTPWQYNKFVNEWLQLEEPHLLSKLRYVSCEHLINDSFLRRETKPLDLDQYLNVVGSDARKRRKLETDTNSSFRQVEDIKAMFRGLNIAGFQTCRAKHCNWAYSNSISFYMSSTSRKLFKLSYSGDTRPNIEKFSKEIGYRSDLLIHEATLDNELIEDAIKKRHCTINEAIEVSNEMKAEKLILTHFSQRYPQAPQIDNNILVEAKEYCFAFDGMIVDFEKLGEQKSIFSQLNKAFIEERKQEEESE
- the VPS5 gene encoding sorting nexin 1 (similar to Saccharomyces cerevisiae YKR078W and VPS5 (YOR069W); ancestral locus Anc_5.670); translation: MDYEEDLNAPVWDELGDKKEEPQNELSNSFNNLSTGDNAIQADEAIVASEDVGVVLADGKIEWRSEDYGTPLKESLLEQLAPQEGTLSEFQVAKGEPEIASPTKDEPLFSGSTYLPLVGDEEVNSVNADPNTTATTNGNRSSGKPQVLFKSARIRRRPLSNSELTGQKITQAKIADPLGEIKKEEEFVDESLEEQEPHERRTSRSNTILEQVNEPLFKLSPKKSGNVRSNDVEEVAATDEQSNGKISETDKKLIKFNIEVTDPVKVGELTSAHVEYTVVAESDLIEGKIARVNRRYTDFRWLYRQLQSNHWGMIIPPPPEKQTVGRFKQDFIENRRFQMERMLSRIANTFELQDDQDFIMFLTSSTFSQTAKKREQATGSAASNDNNDLSEIHISEIELLGAEDAAAVIKNGGIDGESQKRFMSLSFSSLPKYSEADEFFGEQSQNAEILDEKLRQLDKSLELVDSERNELASVTEEFSKTIESLAALEVTKKSSDLLTSFAETHRRIKESLERGSLQEALTLGATLDEYIRLLASLKAIFNQRAKLGQYLVIVESELTKKHVQWDKLQNSSNQGNNDKASSTRNEVAILQRRFDLIKKSWQEVGYQIKKQVTLFETEKIKDFRNSMEIYLESAIEAQKEAIELWETFYQINL
- the ALG8 gene encoding dolichyl-P-Glc:Glc1Man(9)GlcNAc(2)-PP-dolichol alpha-1,3-glucosyltransferase (similar to Saccharomyces cerevisiae ALG8 (YOR067C); ancestral locus Anc_5.669) yields the protein MKASRLGTDDGEKKVGKKEAEKPVSVMNRRFSLWNFWIASLALKLLLMPDYFSTDFDVHRNWLAITNELPLKEWYYEKTSQWTLDYPPFFAYFEWLLSQFVPKIVKEDGALDIVEIGQFGWPTVVFQRLTVIFSEVLLFVVLQVFVNTSSATEKTRSFVVASSIVLSPGFLMIDHIHFQYNGFLFAPLIASIVAAKHKKYMWCATFYAIALCFKHIFLYLAPCYFVFLLRAYVLNFKNFEFKSYKDLIFIVQWKHLFKMASVVLGIFFICFGPFLYDLPQVMTRLFPFSRGLTHAYWAPNFWAIYSFLDKILTFVMLKLPYVHAFATKFISPPLIPESLDDLKERLVQNNSGTKGLVQDVFFAILPQISPKLTFILTMFYQALAVIPLLFDPSFKRFIGSLTLCGLSSYLFGWHVHEKAIMLVIVPFSFLVVCDRRLLSSFMLVAAAGYVSLFPLLYEHQDFLLKCLYTIAWCIIYFYAFRKTSQLTTSVERRVFFLDRLSTIYIFSLLPLVIGVQFFEVMNWKYLSFQKFEFLGLMAYSIYCSLGIISAWIGLSWMYNFDEPLWMTNE
- the MSA1 gene encoding Msa1p (similar to Saccharomyces cerevisiae YKR077W and YOR066W; ancestral locus Anc_5.668) → MDQPVRKRGRPQITKEYTNPLESPMAHSSMKVQKLGASSFSRPMMKVGQVNPSPRIRRTSSSSGAAGSDTPLSGPGSTAKGRYRGKLLTTPTKRPTVNRSCTPSSVSSSSDSIFHSSSKMSLKSSPPVAAYDCSEDKVQEEDFQQFKFSLTIGENGRASIAGSSPLTSPIKENAKVRKPEVTTGASQTTISTSEKSRVLSLLKQMRNSTVSQKKGIAPEVQDEPFKSNNGTSMSMSSIIKSPQPPSTPRTSFAMRTGFTPNTSVDQVLLDIVSTPKAGLYSGNEGHLMNLGLPSNVVTFSPRNRIPSRKNQEGKVLQDKLEAQRQQYVFKFSSADPLLLTDDVEGNWAEVIYNQSQGSPKHHLCFNTPPSWVNWGSPRAFSPQRQDSNTVFISACQGSAVDRSRFNRTHPQDNNFSVNSSPSRETTSARARLSLGNADKILGEPSTPKTQNAPITSAVGYTPLIQQTMNGSLTAKYIPGLLAKSPSGDTMTDQIKSVSIGSEQEDARVALKRLVADR
- the ECM4 gene encoding S-glutathionyl-(chloro)hydroquinone reductase (similar to Saccharomyces cerevisiae ECM4 (YKR076W); ancestral locus Anc_5.667) encodes the protein MSKKWASDKDGAFKRQVSSFKDVISPNNPVFKPAKNRYWLYVSLACPWAHRTLITRVLKGLTSVIGVSVVHWHMDDKGWRLLKGSDEKDPKFYTPAGGIASATRDHSVAHGHTLNDSTRLFEDASFDPNQQFERLSQFYFEHDPNYSARYTVPLLWDTETKRIVNNESADIIRIFNSGVFDEFVDKEYRDVNLYPSKLQSQIDDFNEWVYNNINNGVYKSGFAENPAIYESEVTNVFTHLDKVENILKKNYQELESKYSDKNSILEHYYAVGDQLTEADVRLYTTIVRFDPVYVQHFKCNFRTIRNGYPYINLWLRNLYWNHDAFKLTTDFDHIKLHYTRSHSRINPLGITPLGPKPDIIDL